The Helianthus annuus cultivar XRQ/B chromosome 16, HanXRQr2.0-SUNRISE, whole genome shotgun sequence genome includes a window with the following:
- the LOC110919723 gene encoding disease resistance-like protein CSA1, with amino-acid sequence MQRSISSAKQVQRNLLQYYKPSTPAILSPQQPPCDIFINHRGIDTKKNIAGLLFDHLTRLRLRPFLDSKNMKPGDKLFDKIDNAIIGCKVGVAIFSPRYCQSYFCLHELTRIMETKKKVIPIFCDVKPSELTVKDIWRSPKQELDRFRSALEEAKYTVGLTFDSSNGDWPEFLMTATEAIIENMIEVEEEQRINK; translated from the exons ATGCAACGTTCAATTTCTTCAGCCAAACAAGTGCAACGCAACCTCCTCCAATACTATAAACCATCTACGCCCGCCATCCTATCGCCGCAGCAGCCACCGTGTGATATTTTCATCAATCACCGTGGGATCGACACCAAGAAGAACATCGCTGGACTTTTGTTTGATCATCTCACGAGGTTAAGGTTAAGGCCTTTCTTGGACAGTAAGAACATGAAACCAGGTGATAAATTGTTCGATAAAATCGATAATGCGATCATTGGTTGTAAAGTGGGCGTGGCGATTTTTTCTCCGCGATATTGTCAATCATATTTTTGCTTGCATGAATTGACTCGTATCATGGAGACTAAGAAGAAGGTTATACCAATATTTTGTGACGTAAAACCTTCCGAGCTTACTGTTAAGGACATCTGGAGGTCACCTAAACAAGAGTTGGACCGGTTCCGGTCAGCTCTTGAGGAGGCTAAGTACACCGTTGGCCTAACATTCGATTCCTCAAACGG GGACTGGCCGGAATTTTTGATGACTGCAACTGAAGCAATTATTGAGAACATGATAGAGGTTGAAGAGGAACAACGCATAAATAAATAA